GCGAAGGCCCAGCGATCGCGTCCCCTGAGCAGCTCGATCATCAGCTCGTGCTGGCGGCGCGACAGCGCGAGGCCTTCCTGGTCGGCAAGGTTCTTGGCGCGCATCGGCAGCGTCAGGTTCATGTAGTCGCGCAGCGATTGCACAAGGTAGGGATTGCCGCAGGCCGCAAACAGCGCGAGGTGGAAGGCGTCGTTGGCCTCATGGATGCCGCGCAGGTCGCGCGCATCGGCTTTGGCGCAATAACGCCGCTGCAGTTCGCTCAGCTCCTCGATCAGCTCGGCCGGCGCCGGCAGCGCGATCATCAGCGCCGCCTGTCGCGTCAGCATCTCCCGCACCTCGTAGATCTGGCGGACCTCGTCGGCCGAATAGAACCGCACGGTGGCGCCGACATTCTTCTCGCGCAGCACGATGCCCTGGCGTTCGAGCTGGAACAGCGCCTGGCGGACAAAGTGACGGCTCGCGTCATAGCGGCCCATCAGCGTGTCCTCGACGAGGCGCGACCCCGGCGCGAAGCGGCCGAAGATGATGTCCTCTTCGAGCCGGCGGATGACCTCGGCCTGCTCTTCCTCGCGGCTCAGTGCGGCCATTTCGGCGACGGCCTGCGGCTTCATGGTTGCTCGCTCGGGATCATGGCGCGACGTCATCATGCGCACGCGTTATTGTCAATAATCACGAGGTTTTTGATCGCATCAAAGCCGGATTCCGGCTTAGATCACCAATATTGACAATAATTCAACGTGCTCCTTAAGTGGAGCTCGATAGCGACAGGACACACGACGATGGCAGACGGGCTTCGCAAGGGACTGACGAGTTATGGCGATGCCGGCTTTTCGCTGTTCCTGCGCAAGGCCTTTATCAAGGCGATGGGCTATTCCAACGATGCGCTCGATCGCCCGATCGTCGGCATCACCAACACCTATAGCGACTACAACCCTTGCCACGGCAACGTCCCTGACATCATCGAGGCGGTGAAGCGCGGCGTGATGCTGTCGGGTGCGATGCCCTTCGTGTTTCCGACCATCTCGATCGCCGAGAGCTTTGCCTATCCGACCTCGATGTATCTGCGCAACCTGATGGCGATGGATACCGAGGAGATGATCCGCGCCCAGCCGATGGACGCGGTGGTCGTGATCGGCGGCTGCGACAAGACGCTGCCGGCGCAGATCATGGCCGCGATCTCCGCCGACCTGCCGACAGTCGTCATTCCCGTCGGGCCCATGGTGGTCGGCCATCACAAGGGCGAGGTGCTCGGCGCCTGTACCGATTGCCGCAGGCTATGGGCGAAATATCGCGCCGGCGAGATCGATGATGCCGAGATCGAGGCCGTCAACGGCCGCCTTGCGCCGTCGGTCGGTACCTGCATGGTGATGGGCACGGCGTCGACCATGGCCTGCATCACCGAGGCGCTCGGCCTGTCGCTGCCGATGAGCGCAACGATTCCGGCGCCGCATGCCGAGCGTTTCCGCTCGGCGGAGGCGAGCGGCCGGGTCGCGGCCGGCATGGCGAAGGCGAGGGGGCCGCGGCCGAGCGAGATCCTCAACCAGGCTTCGTTCCGCAACGCGCAGGTCGTGCTGCAGGCGATCGGCGGCTCGACCAACGGCCTGATCCACCTGACCGCGATCGCCAACCGCACCAGCCTTCGCATCGACCTCGAAGCCTTCGACAGGCTGGGCCGCGAGGTGCCTGTGCTGGTCGACCTCAAGCCATCGGGCGATCATTACATGGAGCATTTCCATCATGCGGGCGGCGTGCCGAAGCTGATGGCGCAGCTCGGCAACCTCATCGACCTCGACGCGAAAACCATCACCGGCCAGACGCTGCGCGAGGTCGTCGCGGCTGCTGAGGAGGTGCCGGGGCAGGATGCGATCCGCCCGCGCAACCATCCGATCAAGCCGGAAGGGGCGCTTGCCATCCTGCACGGCAATCTGGCGCCGCGCGGCGCGGTCATCAAGCAGTCGGCGGCGAGCGAGAGGCTGCTGCAGCACACCGGGCGCGCCGTGGTGTTCGAATCCGTCGAGGACATGACGCTGCGGGTCGATGACCCCGATCTCGACGTCACTGCCGATGACGTGCTGGTGCTGCGCAATGCGGGACCCAAGGGTGCGCCGGGGATGCCGGAAGCGGGCTATCTGCCGATCCCGAAGAAGCTCGCGCGCGCCGGGGTGAAGGACATGGTGCGCATTTCAGACGCGCGGATGAGCGGTACGGCCTTCGGCACCATCGTGCTGCATATCACGCCGGAAGCCGCGGTCGGCGGGCCGCTCGCGCTGGTCAAGACCGGCGACATGATCCGCCTCGATGTGGCGAAGCGCAGCATCGAGCTTTTGGTCGAGGCGAGCGAACTGGAGAAGCGCCGCGCGGCGCTGAAACCTGCGGCGACGCCTGACTGGGCGCGGCGCGGCTACGCGCAACTCTTCAACGAGTCGATCCTGCAGGCCGACGAAGGCTGCGACTTCGATTTTCTCCGCGAGCAGGGCAAGGGCTAGCGACCGCTTCGCTCGGCCTGTGACGCCAAGGGATCTGCGTCGGCGCTCACGGCGCGCCATCGCGTGTGATTGTCAACAATCTGTCAGGAAGGCTTCGCTGAAGTGCTGATCTCGCCCACTTGTCCGGATGAATTATTGACAATCCTTCTGGCTTGATGGGATGATCCCGGCAAAATCAAAACGGGGGGATTGCGTGACGAAAAATCCAGCGAAATTCGTCGGCGCGGCCATCACGGCAATCGGCATCCTGCTTGCCGGCGGCGCGTGCGCGCAGGAGGTGAAGCACTATCGCTTCGCGCACGACCAGCAGCTCAACTCCGGCTACAGCATCGCCTACGACATCTTCTCGGCGAAGCTGAAGGAGTTGAGCAAGGGCACCATGCTGGTCGACCAGTATCCGGGCGCCCAGCTCGGTCAGGAGCCGCAGATCCTCCAGCTCGTGCGCTCCGGCGACATCGATTTCGCGATCGTCTCCTCCGCCAACACCTCGACGATCTCGCCGCAGGCCGGCGTGATGTCACTGCATTTCCTGTTCCGCTCCGAGCAGCACGACATCAAGGCGCTCGGCGATCCCAAGGTGTTCGAGGCGGTGCGCGAGATGATCGACGACACCGTGCAGGGCATTCACGCGATCGCGCTGGGCACGCAGGGTTTTCGGCACATGTACGGCAAGAAGGAGGTGCACAAGGTCGACGACCTCA
This genomic interval from Bradyrhizobium sp. NP1 contains the following:
- a CDS encoding GntR family transcriptional regulator produces the protein MKPQAVAEMAALSREEEQAEVIRRLEEDIIFGRFAPGSRLVEDTLMGRYDASRHFVRQALFQLERQGIVLREKNVGATVRFYSADEVRQIYEVREMLTRQAALMIALPAPAELIEELSELQRRYCAKADARDLRGIHEANDAFHLALFAACGNPYLVQSLRDYMNLTLPMRAKNLADQEGLALSRRQHELMIELLRGRDRWAFAQLCVDHMQFSKSDYLARIAGEGMR
- a CDS encoding IlvD/Edd family dehydratase, with product MADGLRKGLTSYGDAGFSLFLRKAFIKAMGYSNDALDRPIVGITNTYSDYNPCHGNVPDIIEAVKRGVMLSGAMPFVFPTISIAESFAYPTSMYLRNLMAMDTEEMIRAQPMDAVVVIGGCDKTLPAQIMAAISADLPTVVIPVGPMVVGHHKGEVLGACTDCRRLWAKYRAGEIDDAEIEAVNGRLAPSVGTCMVMGTASTMACITEALGLSLPMSATIPAPHAERFRSAEASGRVAAGMAKARGPRPSEILNQASFRNAQVVLQAIGGSTNGLIHLTAIANRTSLRIDLEAFDRLGREVPVLVDLKPSGDHYMEHFHHAGGVPKLMAQLGNLIDLDAKTITGQTLREVVAAAEEVPGQDAIRPRNHPIKPEGALAILHGNLAPRGAVIKQSAASERLLQHTGRAVVFESVEDMTLRVDDPDLDVTADDVLVLRNAGPKGAPGMPEAGYLPIPKKLARAGVKDMVRISDARMSGTAFGTIVLHITPEAAVGGPLALVKTGDMIRLDVAKRSIELLVEASELEKRRAALKPAATPDWARRGYAQLFNESILQADEGCDFDFLREQGKG